The following nucleotide sequence is from Candidatus Bipolaricaulis sibiricus.
CGAGGCCGGCGAGGCCCCGCTCGTCCTCTCCTACTCCACCGACGCTGCCTACGCCTACCTCACGGTCGGGGAGGCGAAGTACCGCGTGCTGACCTTGGACGGGGAGGGGTACCGCCTGATCGAAGGCCTCGGCATCGTCCGGACGACCCGCAGGGCCGATCTTGCCCACGCGCTCATCGACATCGTCCTCTCGCCAGAGATCCAGGAGCTCATCCCGACCTCGCAGTGGATGTTCCCGGTACACAGCGGAGTCGCGCTCCCACCCGACTTCGCGCGGCTCGCGGTGGTGCCCGAACATCCGGTGTTCCTCGATCCGGGTGAGGTAGCCCAGCACCTCGACGACTGGATCAGCCAGTGGCAGGCCATCCTCGGCAACTGACGGGACGAGGGGCGGCGGGAGCGGCGCTCGCCCTTCTGCCGCTCCTGTTCCTCGGGGTCGCGTTCTTCTGGCCCCTGTGGGACGTCCTGCGCCTCGGGCTCCAGATCGACGGGCGGTGGACCGGGGAACGGCTCCAGGCCGCTCTCTCCGACCCCTACGTGCGGCGGCTGATCCTGTTCACGCTCGAACAGGCCGCCCTGTCCGCGCTCCTCTCGCTGGGGCTTGGGTTCCCGTTGGGCTGGTTCCTCACCCGGTACCGGTTCCCTGGGCGGAGACTACTGCGGGCATTCACGATCGTCCCGTTCGTCCTGCCCTCGATCACGGTGGCGCTGGGGTTCGTCCTCTTCTTCGGTCGCTCCGGGCACCTCAACCGGTTCCTGATGGCCCTATTCGGCCTCGGGGAGCCCCCGATCCGGGTCCTCTACACCCTGTGGGCGGTCGTGCTCGCCCACGCGTTCTACAACGCACCGGTGGTGGCGCGGTTTGTGAACGCGGCCTGGGAGCGGGCCGACCCCACGCCTGTCGAGGCGGCACGGACCCTCGGTGCGCGTCCGCTCCGCGCGTTCCTCACCGTGACCCTCCCCCTGCTCGTTCCGGCCGTTCTATCCGCCCTCGCCCTCGTGTTCGTCCTGTGCACGCTGTCGTTCTCGATCCCGCTCGCTCTGGGCGGGGCGCGCTATGCCACCGTCGAGGTCGGGGTGTACCTCTACACCCGGGGGGTGGTGGCGAGCTTCCCCCGCGCGGCGGCGCTGGCCATCCTCACCCTCGGCCTGTCCCTTGTCCTGACCTACCTTCACCTGTGGGGAGGGGGGATGTTCTCCGCGCGTCAGGGCGGAGTACGACTTGGCTCTACCGTGCCCCTCTTCACCCGGGAGAAGCCGAGGCGCGCGCTGTGGCTCCTCTACCTCCTCCCGGCAGCGGTCGTGTTCCTGGGGCCGATCGGGGCGGTGATCGCCGACTCGTTCCTTCATCCCGCTCCCGGCGGCGCGTCCCCGACCCTCCACTGGTATCGGATGATCGCCTCGCCCGCCTGGAACCCGTTCATCGAGTCCTCCCCCCTGGCTGCGGTGCGGACGAGTCTCCTCGTCGGCGGGGGCGCGACCGCACTGTCCCTCGTCCTGGGCCTTAGCGTGAGCGCGGTGCTGCGCCGCGTGCGGTCGCGGGTCCTGGAAACGGTCCTCATGGCACCGCTCGCTGTGTCCTCGGTCGTGCTCGGGCTGGCGCTCCTCCTCGCGTTCCGCCGCCCGCCCCTGTCCGCGCTGAGGGGCGGGTGGGCGATCGTGCTCGCCCACACCCTGATCGTGTACCCGTTCGTCGTGCGGGCGATTCGGCCTCTGTGGGACGCCCTCGACCCCGCCCTTTCCGAGGCGGCGCGGACCCTGGGGGCAAGCCCGTTCGCCACGTTCCGGACCGTGACCCTGCCCCTCCTCGGGAGCGGGGTCCTTGCCGCGGGGGCGTTTGCGTTCGCCCTGTCCTTGGGGGAGATGACTGCGGTGGCGATGCTCTCCGGGCCGGGGGCGATGACGATGCCGATGGCGATCTACCACTTCCTCGGGAGCCGCGACTTCGGGGCCGCGTCGGCGATGGCCACCGTGCTCATGGTCACCACCGCCCTCGCTGCGTGGGCGTGGGACCGCGCCGGCTCCCGCTGGCTGAAGCGCGACGGAGCCCTCGCAGTTTCTCGTCCTACCGCCGAGAACCAGGCCGTGCCGGGTGACGCGTGATGCGTGACGGGCTGAGGCACCCACGAAACACCGATGGCGTCCACCGGACCGCGGAGCCGCCGTCTCCTCTTGGGGTCTCTGGGTTGGGGGGGGCAGGCGGTTCCATGCTTGAGGTCCGCGGGCTCACAAAGCGGTTCGGGCCTGTCGTCGCGGTCGAGAACTTCTCGCTCGCTGTGGCCGACGGCGAGATCCTGGCCCTTCTCGGCCCGTCCGGATGCGGGAAGACAACCGTCCTGCGGATCGTTGCCGGGCTGGAGCGACCCGATGCCGGCCGGGTGGTCCTCGCTGGCCGCGATGCCACCGACTGGCCGCCGGAGAGGCGCGGGGTAGGGCTCGTGTTCCAGAGCTACGCCCTGTTCCCCCACCTCTCGGTGGGGGCGAACGTCGCCTACGGCCTCCGGTTCAGAGGTGGAGACCGGAAGGGGCGGGTGCGGGAGCTCCTTGCGCTCGTCGGCCTTTCGGGGTTCGAGCGGCGGAGGCCCCACGAGCTCTCCGCAGGCCAGCAGCAACGCGTGGCCCTGGCCCGGGCGCTCGCCCCCGAGCCGCGGGTCCTTCTCCTCGACGAGCCCCTGTCTGCGCTCGACGCCGCGCTGCGGAAGGACCTCCGCGCCGAGCTGCGGGGGCTCCTGGGGAAGCTGGGGACAACCTCCCTCTACGTGACCCACGACCAAGAGGAGGCCCTCGCCCTCGCCGATCGCGTGGCGGTGATGCGCGAGGGGAGGGTGGAGCAGGTTGCCTCGCCCGAGGAGCTGTACCACCGGCCCAAGACCCCGTTCGTCGCTTCCTTCCTTGGCCGGGCCAACCTGTGGCCGGGCCGCGTGGTGTCCGTGGACGGCGACCGCGCGCTCGTCGAGGTGGCCGGCGACCAGTTCCCCGCCGAGCGGGGAGCGTGCCGAGAAGGCGACGAGGTGTTCCTCTTCTTCCGGCCCGAGTGGGTGGAGGTGGGCGCCGGGCCGTTCACCGCCGAGGTCGAAGGCGCCGAGTACCTGGGCGACCGTTGGGCACTCCGCGCCCGGTTCCACGGCCTGCCGCTCGTCTTCATCGCTGCCAGGGACCCGCGATCCGATGGCGGGCTCCCCTTCACTGTCACTACCGCTCAGGCGATTCGAAAGCAGTAGCCACAGCCGTCTGCCCGACAACGAGCCACAAGAGTCAGCGGGAGCTGGCGGAGTCCGATGCAGGGGAACAGAACAGGCGGATGCGGCGAGGCGGGGATTCAAAGAGTGAACATCTGACCCCGGCTTCGTGGGGCCGTGGGCACGGAGCTGAGGTGGTAGCTAGGGGAAGCGCCAGCCCTCCGGGCGTTCCACCGCGACGTGCGGGCGCGGGGTAAGACGAAACACCCCAATCACCTCGATCTGCCGCCCTATGCTCCTCAGGGGGACCGTGTTCGTAAGCGCGTCGTCCACGAGCTCGACCGGGATCACACCCGTCCCGTCGTCGAGACTGAGCTGGCACCCCCGCACGCACAGGGTGAGGATGCGCCCGGTCAGGATGACCTCCTGGCCCGCGTGCTGCGCTGCCGCTGCGATCAGCTCGGCCACGCGGAGCGCCACCGGGCCGTCCGGCCTCCTCGCCAGTGCCGCGCTGTCCTCCGGTAGGGCGGCGTCCGTGACGCTGCCCACCGCCTGTGGGGACTCGCTCTCTTCCCACTCGGCCTGGCGTTCCCGCTCCACGTGGGGCTGGAGAGCAGCCGATTCACCAGGCGTCTGCCCAGCGGGACCGGTTGTGACAGCCCCGACGGCCGTTGCCGCGGTAGGGGAGAGGGCTGCGACGGCGGGAGATCCCGAGGGTGGATGCTGGATGCGGTCTGTGCCCCTGAAGACGCCCAGCCCGACGGCGGCGCCCAACCCGGCCAGCACGATTGCTGCAACGATGAGTACCCAGCCTGCCTTGGTGTTCATTCTAGCCTCCCATCGCGGACGCGGTGTACCACGCTCATCCGGGCTGCCACCCGTTCGTCGTGGGTCACGATGACGAGCCCGGTGCCTCGATCGCGGTGGAGAGCGTGCAGCACCTCCAGGACCTTCATGCCGCTATCGGAGTCAAGGTTTCCCGTTGGCTCGTCGGCGAGCACGAGCTGGGGAGCGTTTGCCACAGCGCGGGCGATCGCCACGCGCTGCTGCTCACCACCGGACATCTCGCTCGGCAGGGCGTCCCGTTTGTGCCCGAGTCCCACCCACTCCAGCGCGGCGAGCGCCTTCTCGCGCCGGCTGGCCACGCGACCGAGTTCAAGGGGAAGGAGCACATTCTGGAGCGCCGTCATCGCCTCGTTGAGGTAGTACTGCTGGAACACGAACCCCATCTGGGTTCGACGGACGAGGCTCACCTCGCGGTCGCTCAGGCTGGCCCGGGACACGCCGTCGAGGAGGACCTCGCCCTCGGTGGGGATGTCGAGGCACCCCAGGAGGTGGAGGAGGGTGGACTTGCCGGACCCCGACGGGCCGACGATCGCGAGGTGGGTTCCTCCGTCCACGGACAGGCTCACGTCCCGGAGGGCCCAGAACCGGCCGGGCCCGGATCCGTAGGCCTTCGACACCCGGTGGAGCTCGATCCTCATGGTGCCCTCAGCGCCTGGATCGGCTCCGTCTGCGCCGCCATCCACGCGGGGTACAGCGCGGCGGCGCTGCCCACCCCCGCGGCGACGAGGAGAGAGATCCCAATGTAGCTCGGGGAGAAGTGGGGCGCGGCGGCGAGCCCGAACCCGGTCGTCCGCGGCAGGAGCTGGGTCGCGACGTAGCCCCCCCCGACCCCAACCGCCCCGGCCAGCAGGGCGACCCACAGGGACTCGACGAGAAACAGGCGGAACACGTCTCCGCGCGTCGCCCCGACCGCCCGGAGGAGCCCGATCTCTGCTCTCCGCTCGTACACGGCCATCGTCATCGTGTTCATCGTGGTCAACACGCCGACGACGATCGCCACGCCGGTAATGAGCATGAGAGTTGAAGCCACCGAACCGAACAGCCCAACCAGCATGTCGAACACCTCCGAGGGGGGCACGGCCTGGAGGTGGGGGAGCCGCCCCAGGGCCTGCCGAGTCTGGGCCACCCGGTCCACGGCCTCCGTCTGGATGAGGACCGCGCTCAGCTCGTTCTGGAGCGCGAGCACGCGCTGGGCGACCTCGAGGGGGATGAACACGAACGTGTCATCGCGCCCGCCGGTGCGCGGCAGGATTCGGATGACGGCCAGCTCGTCCTGGGCGTAGAGAGAGAGGGTGATCCGGCTCCCCACCGTCAGGCCGAGCCGGGCAGCGGCGTCGCTTCCCACGACCGCTCCGTCGAAACGGGTGCCCCCCCACCGCTTGAGGTAGAGGATGTCGTCGGTCGCCCCGTAGATCGGGGTCATCTCGCCGTTCACCCGCACTCGGCCCACAACCACGGGGAGGGCCAGCCGGACGTTGTCCACCGCCCGCACCGCGGCGAGGCGCTCCTGGGGGATGTAGTCGAGGGTGTCGGTCCCCTGCATGAGGGCGAGGGTCAGCGTGTATGGGCACCCTACGGGGAGGAGGAGGATGTGCGCTCCCAGGCCTCCGATTTCCCGCTCCAGCCCGCGTTGGATCCCTGCACTCGACGCGAGCAGGGCGAACAGGGTGGCGACCCCGACCGCGATCCCGGCCACGGTCATCACGAACCGCGCCTTCCGCCTTCGGGCATTGGCCCATACGATCCACATGGGTCTAGCCTCCTCTCCCTGTGCCGCGTCCCCTCACGGGCACAGCCACGTCCAGCGCACGTGCTCGGGGGACACGAGGGCCTCGAGGTCCGCCGTGAGGTGGACGTGAGACGACCCGTGACCGTGGGGGGCGAGGAATCCCTCAAGCCCAGCACTTCCCGTCTGGTGGACGAGCATGCAGCCCTCCGCGAACGGGGCTTCGCCCTCCGCCGCGCGGAGGGCGTGGACCATGAAGCTGTCGACGGGATCGGCGTTGTCGAGGCGATCGTGCCAGGCCAGGGTGAGCGACGAGATCCGCCCGTCCCGACCCAGCGCCAGGAGCACGTCGAGGGCCGTGACGAGCCCGGGCTGGAAGACGTCTCCCCGGACCCCGGACGGTTCGACGACGACGTCGTGGGCGACGAGCGTCCACCGCGGCCCACGGATCGTGACCTCGGGGACGACCACCCGGCCGGCGTTCGCCGCCCGGCGCACCACCTCGTCGCGGAAGCTCCGTTCGATCGCGGCCAGCCGCTCCGGCGCCTCCAGGTAGAGGCGGATCGCCATCCCATCCCTCACCGGGAAGTGGTCCATCCGCACCGCAGGGCGCTCGAACTCGCCGCCCGGGTACCGGGCGTCGTACCACCACCCGGGCAGGCCGTTCAGCGAGAGGATGACGTGGGTGGCGGTGCCCTCGTCCCACCGGTAGGCGAGCGCGATCTCCCCCCGCTCGGCGAGGTGCACCACCACGTCGAACACCGAGAAGTGCCCGGGCGCGAACAGGTCCGGCCGGGTGGTGCGGACGGCGGCCGGGTCGAACGACAGGACGCCCACGCCGCGGATCTCCACCGTGCCTCCGGCCGCGGGCCGGCGTCCGGCGTAGTTCCCGGGGATGGACCAGCTTCCTTCAGGGGTGGGAAGCACAACCTGGGCGGGGCCTTCTGCCCATCCAAGGACTCCCGCGAGCAAGACCACCGACACCGCGACCGCCGCCCGGGTGCCCCGCGCTCCTATCCGCATCCCGCGCATCATTCGGTACCTCCGGAGAGCCCTACCCACCGGGGGTGGATAGAACGAATGTCGCGAGGGTATGCCCCCTGGGTGGAGAGAACCGGGGCGGACGATGGAGATTCCGTGGAGGAAGGTCAACGAAGCGGTGGGCTCCGGACCGGCGAGCCCCGGGAGAGCCACCGAGCGGGTCGGGATCTGTCTATCGCCGGGCCGAGGGCATTCCAGAGCTGAAGCGTGCGGGGCCGCCTGCTCAGCGGGCCCGCGCCAGTTCCCAGAGCCGGCTCAAGGCGGGACGGAACCGACGGACGAAGTCGTCGTGTGTGGTGGGCTCCGGGACGTTGTGCACGGTGACATATGGGATCCTCACCCATCCTGCGGAGACGTAGCCGTCGCCTGCTGGGGCGAGGGCGGCCCAGTCGTCGGAGGCGTAGGTGCGCTCCATCTCCTCGCGAGGGACGGAGTGGGTGAGGATACCCGCTCGGCGCGCTCGGTCATAGCGCGCCAGATTGCGGCGCCACGACTCCTCAAATGGAACGTCGATGTACAGAACAGCTGCCTGGTTCAGGATCTCAGGTGACAGGAGGGGCAGGGCGTCGCGGTACGCAGTCGGGCCACCGCGGGCAAACTCGACGATCACCGTCTCCCCGGGCCGCGCCCCCCGCCTCCTGAGCTCTTCCCGCAACTTGCAGATCAGGAACGGCCACAGGCTGTCGTGGGCCACCGCGTAGTTCTCTGCTGCCCGGCGGGAGTGGAGGCGCCCCCGCCCGACTTCCTCCCATAGATCGTCGTCGACAAACATCTGCCACAGGATGGGGAAGTCGTCGACGACCCGGGGGCTCCCGAGGTGGTAGTCATGAGCCCTCTCTTCGGTGGGCAGGTTCATCAGAAATCGGATCAGCTTGGACTTCCCTGCGGCGGGGCGGCCGAGCAGCAGCAGGTAGGGGAGGACTGCGCCGGAGGGCCGGAGCGGGTAGGCGAGACCCGCGGCTGCGGTGAGATCGGCCAGAACCTCGGCCGGAGGGCGATCGGCGTCGATCGCTCGGAGATCGCTCCGGCGCTCGGCATGCCACCGATCAAGCGCGGCGAGCATCTGTGTCAGGACGTCTGCGGGCACGGCGTACCGCGGGTCGCCGCGCGCGGCCTGACGGGTGAGAGAGACGGAGATCGGTGCCGTCAGGCGCAGGAACAAGGTGGGCCAGCGCAGGCCGGCCTCGCGCCGCCTGAACTCCTGCAGAAAGGGCTGATCGCGAACAGCGGCAGCGTAGGCGGCGTGCACCCCGAGGTGCGACTCCTCGATGACCACAGAGCCTGCGCGCAGAGCGTCGGCAATGATCCTTTCGCGCACGGGG
It contains:
- a CDS encoding ABC-type antimicrobial peptide transport system, ATPase component produces the protein MRIELHRVSKAYGSGPGRFWALRDVSLSVDGGTHLAIVGPSGSGKSTLLHLLGCLDIPTEGEVLLDGVSRASLSDREVSLVRRTQMGFVFQQYYLNEAMTALQNVLLPLELGRVASRREKALAALEWVGLGHKRDALPSEMSGGEQQRVAIARAVANAPQLVLADEPTGNLDSDSGMKVLEVLHALHRDRGTGLVIVTHDERVAARMSVVHRVRDGRLE